The Dermacentor variabilis isolate Ectoservices unplaced genomic scaffold, ASM5094787v1 scaffold_13, whole genome shotgun sequence region GAGCACCCTGGCCTTCTCGATACCACTGAACGAACAGCTCAAGCAGAAAACGAGCTAAGAGGAGAGGAACATCAACTAGAGTCCCCATCAACATCCAGAAGTGCTACAGCACAGTCGGAACGCAGAATTAGAATTCGCCGACCTCCAGCATGGCTGAGTGACATTGTGACCTCTTAGACTCTTTGTGAAGTGTTCAAGtttgtttccttgtttctttctttcttttaagggaACGTGTATGTTGTGTTGTTGTGCAGTTGGTTTCGtttctagtttcggttttgttgttACGTCATACGTGACGTCGTCATGGCAATAAAAAGGCTGTTAGCTGTCAAGGGACACACACAGAGAAGTCAGGGATGTGATCGCAGACGATTGAAGTCGTGGTTGTTCTTTTGGGACGGAGGGCCCCCGAGTGGGGCTCGGTGCGTCTGGCCACCtgacctaaagcccctccatccacgcgccaccgccgctttcttaagtagcgacaaccgccttttcccctcacaacaaatccggttccggcatttccgcttccggcatttccggttccggcatttccggttttaagatttccggttccggcgcttacgcttcctggagttgcgctgcgagAATTTCCACTGTGATTgcagacgatggtgagacgcccgtgCTTAGCAACCGGTGCTAATTTGAGTAGCTCGCTCTAGCCATTCCACCAAGCGTCATTCGTGTGCATCTACGTGCTTGTTTGCGTACGCTGCGCCCGCACGCCTTGCCTGTCGTCCCCTTTCTCTGACAAAGTGCGGAGAGCCATGGGCTGGGGCACAACACACGAACATAATTCGCCGTACACATCTGCTCGCGTCACAACACTAACACAATTCGCCGTACACCTTTGCACGCGTTacaacacgcgcgcacgcaccaATTCACTGCACACCTCCACTCATATCGCACAAGAAAAGCACACATGTTTTCACCATGTCACTGAATGCCCTCCACGAAAATGTGAACTTGTTATATTTCATAGCTTCACGTCATTGCAGTTCTTCACGCAATGCACGCACTTGGGACGTTCGTTACCTTCGATCTGCCGTACGAGACAAGTTCAACCTCAGAATCAACAGCATAAACTCTATGCGTCTGCCGTACAAATTGGCGTCGCGAACTCCTTCACTAAAGTCCCTCCATACGTGCTGGCTGGAGGGGATGTATGCTTCAAAACAAGAAGAattcaaaggggacaagctgttgtattccgctgaagtagtagtttgcggtcgctgttttccaaatgcacgaaaaacgggagcggtctccaagcacccaggcactacattccactgtacgttgtctctcgtggcacaacccgtcgcaggttgacgcgaagcagcgaacacgaccaGATCGCCGATTACAATAGggggtggttcttggatggaatcgtattaacagtttcaaccgcagctagtgcaattaaagcctctccatagacgcgaaagtaaacaacgctaaaggcatagcgtcacttccactcggaacaggaagctgaagctacgtaagttccgcttgacgccggaagctgagggtgtgagtgggagaggagcgtggaggaggagggtaggttggcggtacttaacctggtcggcggtggcgcgtggatgtagggCTTTAACCTGACCCAGCTACCCCTACACCTACGATACAACAGAATCGGCGGGAGATGTAACGGCTATCGCTGACGGTAACGAAGCAGTTGTTCATCGCCGCGTTGCGGAGGCGATAAGTGCGATAACAGTTAACCAATCTACTCGATAGTGGGTGCAGGGCTCATTCTACCTCTCGTTGACGCTGATCAAGGCAAAGTGTCTGACACAACTGAGTAGCGATAAGCTCGGTAAAAGAAGCCACCACGCTCTTGCGCGAGCGTAGTATTCGTGCCCGAAGACACCGCCATGCCGGATCGTGAACAGGGACGAGTGCACCGTTTTCGCGACCATGTCGTCTCCGGCGTCAACTGGCGACCGACGCGGTTCGTCGACGAAGTTCCCAGTTCACGTGTGTGCGGCCTCTGCCGCATGATCCCCAAACGGATGGTGCTGTTGCCGTGCTCGCACGCTCTGTGCCAATCTTGCCACTCAGCCAGTCTCGAAGGGAGCGTCGGTCGGTGTCCGTTGGATCGAGAGGCATTCGAAGAAGGGGAGTGCGTCGGTTATGAATTCCCGGCCAGGAAAGCGAACACCGTGAAGGTGAGGTCCAATGAAAGAATTTCTGtcacttctttctttattgttatttcttttttcggggggggggggcggaaggcaATTATGCATTAGTATTCCCATATTTCCGCTGCGGCATATCTGCACGCCTAACAATTAGAGTGCCCCTTTTACCATTGCCGAACACTAATACAAAAATTCACCCTCACCAGATGTTACTCTTTAGCGTTTATCAAAACTAACACAATAGAGCAACACAAATTGACtgtagggaaaacacggggaaggcgggagatggaaattcaagacgatgatcaaaacgagaacaaggtgaaagcaggagccaacgtttcgaccagTGGACTCGTCTTCGAGGCGACTTATGCTTTCCCCGCCACCGTATATGTAATGGCGTTCAaataaaggggagagggcgtaaggcgggcgGGTGCgacaacgagcgaaggtgtgttagcgtgtcgaactGAGAATGATGGAGTGCTGTGCACAACGCCAGGGGCCCGGCCGTCTgccaatcacgtgtcaacgcccgcgTGTTAGCCAGTGtttcaacggcgtctgacacgccggctggcaTAACAAGGCAAGGAAGGAAAGGGAGAAAAAgcgctaagaaaccaaactaagtgttgttgcttaTAGCTTCAAATTTATCGACAGATACTACTTGTTGATTTTGAGCATAATTGCTTCCCCAAAGAATCTGGCGATAACGGTGGTACACACCGTAATTCACGTAAAGGTATGTTCTAAAAGTTAGGGACGGGTATAGAAGTCGCCTGTAGTAAAAATAGTTTGTCGGCCAAAAATTTTAATGTGGGTTATTTACATATTTTATATTCTGTTAAGGTGTACTGCTGGAACGGAGCGCACGGCTGCGAGTACACGGGCACCATGGACCGCATGCTGCAACACTACGAGAACGAATGCGCATCTCACACCGTGGAATGTTTGCGATGCGGCGAGGGAGTCCAGCACAAAGACCTGCCAAGGCACTACGTGAACGGATGCAGGGCCGGTGTTTCTTCAGCGATCACAGAGACATCGCAACCTACAGCACTGACCCTTCAAGACTTGAACACTGCCCTTGAAGACGTGAAGGCCATGTTGGGATGCCTTAACCACGACCAGCTGCTGCCAGTGATTCAGAGTCAGTTGAATGAGCTGACAGAACAAGTCAGAAAACAGGAAGCCAGGTTTGCCGAGATCACTCGCGAGCTCGGGGCATGCGAGCACAATTTAGCGGGCGAGATGGATCAAATCAGCGCCGCAATTTCCTCGACCGTGTCGCACCAGCGGACGTCTCAGCAAAATCCATTGGAAGAAGCCAGCACGTCGAGGTCGCTGTCGTTGCACTCGGGACAAGATGAGATACGTCGAGAGTGTGAACACTTAGCCCACCTGGAACAGTCGCGGCAAACTTCCCCGAAGCCTGATTCCAGCTCTGTCATTGCTCATTGTGGATCTATTTTCTGTGACGTTCGGCGGTTGACCAGTGCGCTATCGATACCCGAGCGCATTAAAGTATATGGGTGCGTGGAATATCTGCTGACCGTGGAAAACTTTGAGGAAATCATTCAGTGCCAGGAAGGCTTCAAACAGTTTGCCGAGATTAAGGTGCGGCACATGAAGGACACGTACTTTACCATTGCCGTTTGGAAGTACGGCGGTTCTGCAGCTGAGCTCGTTCTGAAGATCCAGTTTAACGGGATGCTGGTGGACTCTAAGTGTTGGCCGCCTTTCTGGAGCGTGTACGCGATGCATCCAAAAATATTCAATGAACGTTCGTTGACTCCCGCTGCCGAGCCTTGTTTCTGCAACCACGATGACCCCTCACTGCTCCACTTCCACCTCCAATTTGCTGCAGACATTGCCTCGCTGGAAAATGACGGCTACCTCCGAGACGGAAAGGTAGACTTCGGTATCTCGCTCAGCGAAAGTAAGATGGACGGTGGGATCAGAGGAGCACCCTAACCTTCGTCATCGCACAATGTGCACTGCACCGGAGAATCCTCGCCACTTGACAATATGTGTCACAGGAGCTTAACGAATTTTTGATCTCCTTTCTAGTAAATAAAGTGAGCTCTGCGACATCTGTTTTGTGGAAACTTGCTATCCCTAGTAACTGTCAACCTATCCTTTTCTGACTTTACTGGCCGttcgttttgtttatttcttgtgctaatacagtttttgTTGCGAAATCTTGTGCTCCTCGAGTGGTTTCTGACCTTACGACGTTCACCCCGATACTTTCCTCTCGATTATTGCCGTGCGGCTGTTAAAGCGATTGATTTCAAGCCGACGTTCGTGTTTGATACTACGCTGTAGTACCGCGTTGTCCCGTGTCCCAAATACACGACCAATGCTTATGCGTCGCATCgcaattatttatttacttatttatttattcatttgtttatttatttatttatttatttattgtaccttaaTTCAGTGCCCGATGGCGTTAAAGAAGGGAGTGGATCAAAATGCATAGCAGGTGCAGATAACAAGGTataataatatttaaaaaaaattgaaagtgcggattaacaaattcattcttcaatagtagttctaaaGCAGACgtatcggttatgttaacaattgagggcggcagatgattccattcattggtagtattaggaataaatgaataaaaaaataggttCGTGCGACAGTGTGGAACGCCCAATTTATGGCGATGGTCAGTACGAGATGATATGCATGCAGGTCCGGACAAAAGTTCAGTTTTTTAATTCCGGATTGTAGCaataaattttgtgcagcagtgataaCCGTGCTACCTTCCTACGGGATGAGAGGAGAGGGAGGTTTAAAGTTGCCTTGATAGATGTTACGCTTGATGTCCGACAATTTAGTAAGAAtgaaacgtgcgctacgatgTTGTATAGAGTCTGTTGCATTTGCTAAGTAATCCAAACCAGGCTCCCATacagaagaggcatattcaagcttaggacgtattagtgttttgtatagaAGTAGCTTTAAGTTAGCGAGTGCCGTAGAGAAATTGCGACGGAGGTAACCAAGCGTACGGATAGCATTGTTATGATGTGGTTTATGTGTGTTTGCCAGGAAAAATTAGATGTTATGTGGACGCCTTAGTATTTATAGGAACTGACTTCTTCGAGTACACAGTTCTTCAAGTGATTGTTGGATAGGTTAGACGAAGCAGTATGGCGGGAAATCctcattagtttgcacttttggctgTTAAGTGGCATTTTCGAAGTGTCGCACCAGTTAGTTACCGTGTCTAGATCAGATTGTAGTTTTAGTGTAAGAatttgatgatattactctgtaGATGACACAATTCGTCTCCAAATAACCTTATGGAGGACGCTACACActtaggcaaatcattaatataaatcagaaaaagcaagggtccgaGAACAGAACCTTGCGACATCCCGGAACTGACAGGGCAAAGCGAAGAGTCAGAATTGTTAGCCGCGACAAAATGTGTTCTATTCGATAAGAAGCGTTCAATCCATGAGATAATATTACGGTCAATGTTGAGTGTATTTAAGTTTAGACAAAGTAATTCGTTAGAGAcgagatcaaatgctttagaagaGTCTATGAAGATGGTGTCAATGTGAAATCCATTATCCAACGCGGTACCGATTTCATGTTTAAATGAACTAAGTTTAGTACCACAGGAAAACAATTTACGGAACCCATGCTGACGAGATGAACAAAACGAATTTGTTTCTAGCAAGTTGACGAGATtagagtatattatatgctctagaatttttcatggcacacttgttagagaaatcggcctgtaaTTTAAAGGTGAATTCACGACGCCAGACTTAAATAATGGAACCACCTTGCCGACTTTATTCTATCGTGCTGATTACCAAAGGATTTTAGATTGCGAAAAGATGTTGCACAGAATTATGGATGAGTACACTTCGGTATTTTTCAAAAACTTAGAATTAATATCGTCTATTCCTGACGATGACGAGATCTGTAACTTACGAATCTAGTTCACGACACTATCGTAATCAATTAACAAGGGCTCCATCTGAGGAAAATTGATCTTAACAACTTCAGGTAGAGAAGCACAGGGCAACACGTTATGCAAAAATGATTTCGAAAACACTTCATTGAGTGCAGTAGAAGATTCTTCTTGCGGAACAACACCACCATCTAACTTAGTTAACGATATTGTGTTACATTGGGAAGCCTTGACAGTTATCCAAATTTTTTTAGTATTTTCAGTCAGCAGAGATGGAAGTGTATTGTAAAAGAAAACGCGTTTAGCTTCTTTGACTGCGTTTTCAAACAGTGAAGCAACCTGCTGATACGCATGCCAGCTATCAGCTGTGTTTCATTTTTTAGTTTGCCGAAACAGCCGCTTCTTCCTGTTCAAGATACGTTTTAGGGATGCATTAAACCACGCTGCTCGATGGTTATACCGGACAACTCGCAAGGGTATGTATTTTTGTACTAATTCATTAAAAATATTCTTAAAAACCCACCAGTTCTGTTCAACGCTCCGAGTGTAAAAATCCATTCGTCCATTTGTCCAAAGTCCATATGGACCATTTAGCATCGTTAAGGTTTGCCGCAATCGCTTGAATCTCGGTCTGTTGTGCGTCGCCTTTCCAATGCGCCGTCCTCGAATGGTTGGGTCCTTGTGATCAGCGTCTGATGCGTCACACAGCCTAGGAACAGTCAATCGCGCCCACCGGTGACCCCctgggatcaaacccgcgaccctTCAGAAATTAAAAGTGAGGAGCAGGACACACGAATGATTGCGTCACCGCGCTGCTTCAGTGCTTGGAAATTTGGGCGTCGTGTTCCACGTCATCTAGACACCGCCTGTCGCGTCCACTGCttcgttaaaaaaattatggggttttacttgccaaattcacttcctgattatgaggcacgccgtaatggaggactgcAGAAATTTCGACTACttaggattctttaacgtgcgcctaaatctaagcacacgggtgttttcgcatttcgcccccatcgaaatgcggccgccgtggccggcattcgatcccgcgacctcgcgctcagcagccgaacaccacagccactgagcaaccacggcgggtgtccacTACTTCGTCTGGCGTCCCGTCTGAAGCCGCGGTTCTGTTCCTCTTTGTTTTAAAGAAAGAATCGAGGCCCGTGTGCTCGTCTTTCGAGTACCCACAGAAGGCAATGCCGTAGAGGAAGAACATGGCATTATACTACTGCGTGTTTTATTTTAATGTTGACAGAAATACTTTTTTATTCGCCTGTGGAGGTCAGCACAAATCTACTTATTCCACTGAAGTACTCGGATATGTATGTATTGAACGGAAAACCAATGCGCATATTTCACTAATAACAAAATTGAATTGAATCAGTATTTACCTAATCACTTGAGCAGATATACTGCAACGCTCGCACTGAAGCCAGCGATTTCGCAAGACTCGTCCGCTTCTGATGAAATTTTGAGAATAGCACAAGGTTTGAGAAAAGCcccgtcaaacttgcggtgaaaatgcgctgttgttccacttcattttttttttttaacaaagcaccaatcccagccgcagcggccgcatttccttGCGGgacaaatgcgaaaacccccgtgtaccaTGCACACATACGTGAACGTTGAAAAAATCcgcggtggtcaaaattaaacctgagtcttctactacggcgtgcctcacaatcatatcatggtttctgcacgtaaaacgccagaattttgAACAAGAGAACACACAACAAAAGCACTTTTTTACGCACTCAGGTTTTTAATGGGGCACCATCGCATGTAGTTGCAAACTTTCAAAACGCGGATCCCAAACTGATGTCATACTGACAATTCGTTCCTACTGAATGTAGCCATCCAATTCACCGGAACATGTGGTGCGAAGGAAGTAGTGTAAAAGCTAAATAACACAAAAATTTAAGCTTTAATTATGCGTATAATTAttttgataaagggaaaatcagacatccacccgttcgtagcaattgctacaaaggaaacgcatacggTTCCTCGATAGAAAATCCtgacagttcaagaaaaattcgtcctggtccgggactcgaactcgggaccacggcctttccggggcagccactctaccagcTGAGcgttgcgggcttccgcagaacaaCTACGCCCACTAATTAGTTTGATTTTTTatgcaaataatgtctgccttTGAGACGAACTCAAAAAGTGGAATTGTGCAACGTGTCATAAGTGATTTGTAAACATCATGTTACCAATACAATTAAATATCCCGTATGTATTGCAAGCATTACACCTCTCCCGGGTCGATGTTTCCTGTGAGGCGTCTGGCGCTGCTTCAGAGGATACGATATATCAAAGTAAAAGATACTTCAGATAGCTTCCCTGCCTTCCCCTCTTATGGAGCATTTTTCTTATCCTCGGTATAATTTGTGTCACGTACTTCCAAGGACTGTAATGATCATACCAAAAAAACTATCGTTACGCAATGAATGCATTCCTTGCGAAACTATTGGAAATATAATTTGACGAGAACCGAAGGTTTCTCTTTGCaaaaatattcatatttatatCAGATTCCTCAAATAACGCAGCATAACAACCGCAACACTTATGTTATCGGACCAAACGTAAAGGATGTATCAGGCTAATCTTTATTTGCAAGGGGcgattattatttcttttgtcaTCAAAACATAACAAAACTGTCTGATAGTAGCGTTACATCTGATTTGGAATTCCCAAAACTTCCTTCCCCCGAAGAAGAACGAttgtattatttttatttatttatttttatttacaagatgattgattgatttttattGGCGAGTGTCCGATGTACAGGAAAGGCGTTTGGTCTCTAATTGAGACGCACTAGATTTGATCTAGAACACTAATTCGCCGATTTATGTACATGCAAATGGAGATATGCTCTCCATGCATTACCTATGAACCGTACATGAACTTTGCTGCATGTAGGAGGCAAGGATTGATATTACCAACTCGTTTAATCACAACTTTGTTTTAGAAACACGTTGGGTTGAGTGAAAAATGTCGAAAATCTGGAAATTATGGGGCAAGGAAGCGTAAGCTCCGAGTTCTCAGATTGAAATTTCTGCACAATAGGGGCTATCTCAGTTCTCTGTATTGCACATGTGACAGCatctgaataagaaagaaagatgtgACAAGTCTCCTTATCGCAACCCTGGCGCCAGCGACATTGATCGCTTGTACACAGCTCATTAGTAATCGTTAATTGGTAGCATATAAAAATGCGCTACATTCCGCATcatatttttctgcttttacGTCGGTTTAATCAAATCTCGAATATTTTGCAACCTTGTTTTTCAGAGCAGTTTCGACTCACTCATTCACTTCTTGAGAAGCCTTACTGTTCTGCCAGTagcctcccattttttttttttcattcccaaTGGTTTTCCCATTTGCTTTCTTAGCCCTTTTATTTAAACACGTTGGATTGTGTGAAAACTCTCGAAAATCCGTAAATCATGAGCCAAAGAAGTGTCTACGTAAGTGTacgtaagtgtccacctagtggatacTGTTACAATAGGCCGGCGGGGTTAGTGAACTTATAGCCTCATCCACCCccctgcgacgaatcgcttcgcgAAGCCTACAAATGCGCCTGCCTCGGACAGTCTAGCGGCGGCAGCAAGGCAATGCaggtttggcggaccgagtattgtttgttggttcactttCGCCTACGcggaccaatgggagcaagaaagAAGCTCCTGGGAAAGAGTGTTCTAGGGTGTTCCTTCACGGACTCCGGTAGCCGCCACGGTCGCTTGAGGAACGCTCCAGCAAACTGCAGGGTCATCCCAGGAACAAAGAGGTGCCAGCTTTAGCAAAGCGAGACAACCCCTGTCTACAAGGCTcccccctcctttctgtgtgtgcagtgaacaaaggtgcgggagtgagtGCGTGATTTCTCGCCCCCAACGCGGGTTCTTCGACGACTTTGCACGCTCCgactggacgaaggttggacgggAGTTTCCCcagcctagggatctagggaggacagagggtatTTGAGAAAACGTTTCTCGGCTGCTCGGTGTGCttcacttcagtcatgctagactgacgggatttaacgttctccactcttcatgtagatatcGTAAATAACCCACTACtcgtcgttctcgatgagaacaggttctttccttcaacaacgtccttagcgtggatgagtcggatgaCGGCATCAGCCAGCAAATGTTCTCATTGGCAGTGCTGCGGTGTGCGCCTAAGGGAGTCAGACGCCCCTAGCCAATCAGCAATTCAGCAGCAGACGCAATGAACATGTCCACAAGGTGGagacttacagaataccccccagCTGCTGCCTTCTGGTGGGGACTGTGGTAGACAGGCGAATATGGCAGCACTTGCAGTTAGCGTTGGCATGTGGTTGTGTCTTTCAACGTGCTCATACCGCTTCGGCCGAACGGTGTGTACAAAGGTCATTCCTCCGAGCCGCAATGTGCAGTCTTTGGCTGCGCCAACAACCAGCGAACGAGGAAGCTGTTCATGCAAGAGCCCCGCGATCGATGTTCATGGAGACAcaagtttgtgtttgtgtggagtACATTCGGCTGTAGAAGTTTCCTGAGGCACTTGAGAAACGATACTGTGGTATAGTGGCCATTAAGAAAAAGGGCTTCCTGCCCAGCAAGCATGATCGGGTAGGTATTCGTTTTGTTGCCGTAAGCCACGCAATAATATGCTCCATGCCTTGCTCCGTTGTGGACCTGCGAGAACAGCATAACAGTGCCGTTCAGAACCTTTCAGTGTATTTTATTGTTGTTCTGCTCAGTTCTATTTCCAGATGGGATGCGCACGCGTAGGTCAACCTGTATACATAAAATAGGGTTTCAATATGGAAGAAAGGTAAGCAGAAAGCGTTCGAGTGCGCCTATCGAGTTCCGAACTGGTGTAGTGATTGTCGCGTTACGGCAAGTAAACAGGACTGCACGGAACTTGACAGCTTTCGTGCACAGTGTCATTCATGCGCATAAACGAGCGGCATTCGAGTACCGCATTCGGAACAGGGCTGAGCAACCATCAACGCCTCACTTaatacttcatttttatttttctctttcacgCAATGTGTGGGTGCTGGAACTGCTATAATTTTCCGATGCTCACACTCACCTTCACGAGAAGCGCATCTTCTGTCGTTCCTGACAGAGCTGGCGCCCACTTCAGTGATGTCTTACCTGAATACTCAGATTATTGCGTGACCTACATAGACTGCTAGGGACAAAATAATGAAGTGCCTGCAACTGCTTGCACACGCGAAATAAAATGTAACGCTGCTAATTCGTGCACACCGCACTGGCCCAGTATAGACTGTTATGAGGCTGAATGTGTCTGCTGTCAGTGCAGAACGCTGCTCGTCCTTGCTTCAGGCGTGTCGAAGTCCTACGTAAACACCATTGAGTTAGAGCTTTCGCTAAGTCTGCGTGCAAAGCTTAGAAAAATAAGTCTGTTGTGCACATATCGATCGCAGTGTGCTAGTACCAGTGGACGGTCGAGAAGACAAAGTCGGGTAGAAATGCAGCACAATGTATGACGGTAGCGCGAGGCACAAACATGCAAGGAAAGAAAACTAGCGTACTACATATCCTCTAGTATGCTTTCATACAGCCGCCTTGAAGCCACGGAAAAATAAATCTTCTGTAAAATATATAcaaagatcaccgaaagaaagcAAACAGGACAACTTTCCAACTGCTGTGAAACAGATGACGCTATAGTTTCGTTCAGTAAAGACTGTACCGCTGGGCCTTTTCGGAAAGTTATCTCCGAAGTATACTTCTGTGATGCGAAATGTAATTACTGACGTTCAGAGAATACAACACGGTTCAAGCGCTTTATGAACCGGCCATCGCGGGCGACGCACAACCGCAAACGCGCTGTGGCCCAATGCCCGCCGCGGCGTTCCTGCAGTCGTCTCACCATTCTCACCATCGTCAAAACAGAAACATGGCGGCCGCCTACAGAAGCTCGAAATTGTGGTCTATAGCATCTACATAATATAACGCAGTATCTGTTAACACTGCGTAGCGTCAGTACATTTAGCACTAACACGAGCTTCTATCTACATCAAATATTACCGTCCCTACCACCGATTGCCACGGTTCGTATGATCGGCATGACTTTTTACGTCAGTACGTCAGTAAAAAGATCTTGTGAAACACCTTTATACCATTTTGAGATTATAGATTATTTATATTAGCTAATACATTCGGTAATACATTCGGTAATGGATTAAATAGGCACTGACTGATAACAAGAAGTTGTCACAGACTAACCGATTGTCTATCGTCTGTCTCACCTCTAGTGCACAATGGGGGTGCATCACTTGCACCGCAACGTGGCGGCGCTCTTCGTCGCTAGAGCATTGTGAGaagcctggtagctgccagggcgctgtttcttCGGCTCAGCCAGAGCGTCATAGCGCGCTTCGTCGCTGTAATACATTGTAACCGCGTGTTGTAAGAACACcaacagaggtgttgaagcgctaGGCTAAAATCTTGCAATTGGTTTCAGTGCTTCATCCATCAGACTAAAGTATTTAACATTTCAATTGTATTATAGAGATGTCTGTATTCTTGGTTTAAATATGCCACTGGTATACTTGCCGCCTTCACTCACCGATATCAGCTTACATGTGGAAGTCTTCGTCACGACGTGCAATTTGCTCGCTGACGATAAGAAATTAAGCATTTTTTCGTCGTGTCTTAGTTGTTTAGCAATCTGCAATAGCGGGATTGTGTACACTCGGCCACAAAACATTGCGGGACACGCGAACGCGTGGCGAAAGGGCCCGCCGCGCCTTCTGGCGGCGCAGCCCTgttgcgcgcatgcgcgtccctacGTAACGGCAgccgtgcatgtttccgcgcttcctccttccACGTCGGTGTAAccgaatctgtttttttttcttggaggtGATAGTTTGGGAGTATACATATGGAACATACAGTGGCCAACTTATTGAAAAGGACCCCTCTATCTGATAGAGCCTTAAGGGCTGTCTGTAAAGCTACAGATTTGTTAATAAGGATTGCTGCAGCGGTGTAGCAGTCCTTGTTAACAAATCTGTAGCTTGTCGCCACGTAGCCTTACAGACAACCAAACTCACCTCGTGCAGCGGTGCACGAGGTGTTAGCCTCGTCACGGTCCTTCCGGAAGATGGTGTACTGACGACGAAagtttgcgtgtgtgcgttttagatatgt contains the following coding sequences:
- the LOC142566594 gene encoding uncharacterized protein LOC142566594; translated protein: MPDREQGRVHRFRDHVVSGVNWRPTRFVDEVPSSRVCGLCRMIPKRMVLLPCSHALCQSCHSASLEGSVGRCPLDREAFEEGECVGYEFPARKANTVKVYCWNGAHGCEYTGTMDRMLQHYENECASHTVECLRCGEGVQHKDLPRHYVNGCRAGVSSAITETSQPTALTLQDLNTALEDVKAMLGCLNHDQLLPVIQSQLNELTEQVRKQEARFAEITRELGACEHNLAGEMDQISAAISSTVSHQRTSQQNPLEEASTSRSLSLHSGQDEIRRECEHLAHLEQSRQTSPKPDSSSVIAHCGSIFCDVRRLTSALSIPERIKVYGCVEYLLTVENFEEIIQCQEGFKQFAEIKVRHMKDTYFTIAVWKYGGSAAELVLKIQFNGMLVDSKCWPPFWSVYAMHPKIFNERSLTPAAEPCFCNHDDPSLLHFHLQFAADIASLENDGYLRDGKVDFGISLSESKMDGGIRGAP